ACTTGTTTCAATGATAAAATACAATTACATATCAGTAAAAATTTTAATTACCCACAGGCGGCACAAGATGCCAACATAGAGGGGCGAGTAAGTACTATGTTCATCATTTCTTCAGAAGGTACTATTGAAAATATTAAAATGCGCGGTCCTGATAAATTGTTAGAAGATGAGGTGGAACGCATTATTAAACGGTTGCCAAAAATGACTCCTGGAAAACATAAAGGCAAAGCAGTTAATGTGCCTTTTTCTATTCCTATAAATTTTAAATTGCAGTAGATTAAGAATTGGCAATAAACATCTTTGCGAACGGAGTTTAGCAATCTATTTATTAGAAAACCATAAGAATAAATTGTCATTGATATAAAATACACCTTTATGAGGTGTATTTTAAATTGTTCTAATAACAAGAATTATTTATCGTAAGTTCTCTGGCTAAAAAAATCGTAATTTCACTTGTAGAACAGGTGTAATGAAACAATTTGTCTTCTTTTTTCTTTTTTTGGTTGTAAGTTCATGTTCGTTCTTTGAGTCTAAACAAAAAAGAACCCAAGAACTTATTAATGAAGAATTACGCCATATAGATTGGAACAGTGTAGATTCTTACCCGTTCTTTTATACTTGCGACGAAGCGGTTACTAAAGAACAACAAAGGATTTGTTTTGAAGAAACCTTGATTTCTCATTTTCAAGAAACCTTAAATGATTTTGAATTTACGTTGACCGATAAAGAAAGTGAAACTGTGGAGGTTATTTTTGTTATAGATACCCTAGGTAGAATAAACGTGGCCAATATTGAAAAGAATGCTTTGGTATTAAATCAAATGCCAGAATTTGATGGTGTCATTACCCAAAGCTTAAAGAATCTTCCTAAACTTGCACCTGCTTTAAAAAGAGGAATACCCGTAAATACAAAATACCGTATTCCTGTTCAATTAAATACAAACTAAGCATTTTGGCGAACGAAAAAATAATATTGGGTATTGATCCAGGTACGACCATTATGGGATTCGGACTCATTAAAGTAGTGGGCAAAAAGATGGAGTTTATTCAAATGAACGAGTTGCTTCTTCAAAAATATAGTGATCCGTACACCAAACTAAAGCTCATTTTTGAACGTACTATTGAACTAATCGACACCTATCACCCAGATGAAATTGCTATTGAAGCGCCTTTCTTTGGTAAGAACGTACAGTCCATGCTAAAACTTGGGCGTGCACAAGGAGTTGCCATGGCAGCGGGACTATCACGTCAAATACCTATTACAGAATACCTTCCCAAAAAAATTAAAATGGCCATTACGGGTAATGGTAATGCCAGTAAGGAACAAGTCGCTAGAATGTTACAAAGTGTATTAGGACTTAAAACGCTACCTAAAAATCTTGATAGCACAGATGGTTTAGCTGCTGCAGTATGTCATTTTTATAATGAAGGCCGGGTTGAGGTTGGGAAAAGTTATACGGGTTGGGATGCCTTTGTAAAGCAGAACGAGAAACGAGTTAAGAAGTAGTTTTCAGTTGGCAGTATCAGTTAGCAGTAGCAGTAATAAATAAAGTATATATGCAATTTCAAGATTTATTGGCTTATAAGAAGTCTTTTGCGCTTGCCATGAAGATATTTTACGTTTCAAAAAACTTTCCTAAAGAAGAGAAATTTTCCTTGACTGACCAAATAAGACGTTCGTCTAGAAGTGTAAGTGCTAATATTGCAGAAGCATATCGTAAAAGAAATTACCCTAAACATTTTAAAAGTAAGTTAACCGATAGTGATGCAGAAAATTCAGAAACTCAAACTTGGCTAGAGTTTGCATTAAAATGTGAATATATTGACCAATCAACTTTTAATGATTTTAAGAATGATAGTGAAGAAGTAGGTAAGTTGTTAAATTATATGATTAATAACCCAAGTAAATTCGGTTCAGAATAAGAACTGAATCTGTCAATTGAAAATTGACACTGCCAACTGAAACTGCCCACTGATACTGAAAACTGAAACTATGTCCGGAATCTACATCCACATCCCATTTTGCAAACAAGCCTGTCACTATTGTGATTTTCATTTTTCAACATCTTTGGGAAAAAAAGAGACGATGGTGAATGCATTGTGCAAAGAACTGGAACTGCGTAAAGAGGAATTCTCTGGGGAGTCCGTAGCAACCATATATTTTGGTGGTGGTACGCCGTCTGTTTTGGATACTTCGGAAATTGAGCAGCTGATAGCTGCGGTTCATGAACATTATGATGTTATTGGCAATCCGGAGATTACCTTAGAGGCGAATCCTGATGATTTGTCAGAGGAGAAAATACTACAATTGGCAGCTAGTCCGATAAACAGATTAAGTATTGGTATACAATCATTTTTTGAAGAAGATTTAGAGCTGATGAACAGAGCGCATAATGCTCTGGAAGCTGAAAAATGTTTGCAATTGGCAAGTCAGTATTTCAATAATATTTCGATTGATTTAATTTACGGAATGCCAAACATGACTTTAGAACGTTGGAAACAGAATATAAAAAAGGCATTAGGTTTCGGTATTCCGCATATCTCCAGTTATGCTCTTACGGTTGAACCTAAAACAGCACTTGCCAAGTTTGTGGAAGATGGATTAATTACTCCCACTACCGACGAAGAAACACAGGAGCATTTCAATTTATTGAACGACACTTTATTAGCAGCAGGCTTCGATTGTTATGAGATTTCCAATTTTGGGAAGCCTGGCTATTATTCACAAAACAATTCTGCCTATTGGCAGCAGAAAAAATATATAGGTATTGGTCCGTCTGCACATTCATTTGATGGTGTTCAACGTGGGTGGAATATTGATAATAATCCCAAGTATATTAAATCCATAGCACAAAACATTTTACCTATGGAAGTTGAGGTGCTTTCTTCGACCGATAAATACAACGAGTATATAATGACAGGTTTACGAACTATCTGGGGAGTTTCGTTAAACAGAATAGCGACAGAATTCGGACCTAAATACAAAGAATACGCATTACTACAAGCCGATAAGTTTTTAGAAGAGCATTTACTTTTTGTTGATGGTGACCTTCTCAAAACCACTAAAAAAGGAATGTTTTTAGCCGATGGCATCGCTGCAGATTTGTTTATGGTAAATTTGAAATAGCGGTTGTTATTATAATTATACAACTCAAAATTCCGTAATTTTCTACTTCTTAAAAACAAAATCTAGTCAGACCACACGTCTGAACAAAGGTTTACAATTTATATAATGAAGACTACCATAACCCACAATGCTAACCAGTATCAATTTGACCTGTCTAAACCATTGGATATTTCAATACCGATAACCAGTAAAAAGGACAATGTAAACGCTTGGTATGTTG
The genomic region above belongs to Maribacter hydrothermalis and contains:
- a CDS encoding four helix bundle protein, which produces MQFQDLLAYKKSFALAMKIFYVSKNFPKEEKFSLTDQIRRSSRSVSANIAEAYRKRNYPKHFKSKLTDSDAENSETQTWLEFALKCEYIDQSTFNDFKNDSEEVGKLLNYMINNPSKFGSE
- the ruvC gene encoding crossover junction endodeoxyribonuclease RuvC, giving the protein MANEKIILGIDPGTTIMGFGLIKVVGKKMEFIQMNELLLQKYSDPYTKLKLIFERTIELIDTYHPDEIAIEAPFFGKNVQSMLKLGRAQGVAMAAGLSRQIPITEYLPKKIKMAITGNGNASKEQVARMLQSVLGLKTLPKNLDSTDGLAAAVCHFYNEGRVEVGKSYTGWDAFVKQNEKRVKK
- a CDS encoding energy transducer TonB, producing MKQFVFFFLFLVVSSCSFFESKQKRTQELINEELRHIDWNSVDSYPFFYTCDEAVTKEQQRICFEETLISHFQETLNDFEFTLTDKESETVEVIFVIDTLGRINVANIEKNALVLNQMPEFDGVITQSLKNLPKLAPALKRGIPVNTKYRIPVQLNTN
- the hemW gene encoding radical SAM family heme chaperone HemW → MSGIYIHIPFCKQACHYCDFHFSTSLGKKETMVNALCKELELRKEEFSGESVATIYFGGGTPSVLDTSEIEQLIAAVHEHYDVIGNPEITLEANPDDLSEEKILQLAASPINRLSIGIQSFFEEDLELMNRAHNALEAEKCLQLASQYFNNISIDLIYGMPNMTLERWKQNIKKALGFGIPHISSYALTVEPKTALAKFVEDGLITPTTDEETQEHFNLLNDTLLAAGFDCYEISNFGKPGYYSQNNSAYWQQKKYIGIGPSAHSFDGVQRGWNIDNNPKYIKSIAQNILPMEVEVLSSTDKYNEYIMTGLRTIWGVSLNRIATEFGPKYKEYALLQADKFLEEHLLFVDGDLLKTTKKGMFLADGIAADLFMVNLK